GGGAACGCCACCAAAATACGGTTGAGTATCTGTGGCAAGGTTTAGAGAGTATGGGATTGAAGATGCACGTAGAGAAAGAATTTCGTCTCCCGACTCTAACTACTGTTTGTATTCCTGAAGGTGTGGATGGAAAAGCCTTATCCATGAAGTTACTCCAAGAACACAATCTAGAGATTGGTAATGGATTGGGGGAATTAGCGGGTAAGGTGTGGCGGGTTGGTTTAATGGGTTATAACAGTCGTAAGGAAAATGTCGATAGTCTATTGGCAGCTTTGAAGCAGGTTTTGTAACCGTGAAGTTAGGTGTACTGTCACAATCGATAATGAGTAACGAGTAACGAGTAACGAGTAACGACTGAAGTAGATAGACCACCTCATGTAAATATACAAATAATTTTGCCTACCGACCTACCCGAACTTCTGTTTCCCAAGAAATCTCAGCCAGATATCGAGTCATTTCCTTGCGGCTTGGGAAAGCAGTTACAATTAACTATCAAACAAGTTTGTGGCTCATTACCTATTACCAAACATGAGATTAAATTAGAATTAAAAGTTAGTAAAAACCCTTCTTTAATCATGTCAAATAAAAGTATTGGACTGGACAGCAAATTATATAACTACTTACTATCTGTCTCTTTACGAGAACCAGAAATTCTACAACAATTGCGTCAAGAAACAGCCAATCATCCCTATGCGAATATGCAAATTGCTCCCGAACAAGGACAATTTATGGCTCTATTAGTACAATTATTGGGTGCTAAAAAGACGATAGAAGTGGGTACATTTACAGGTTACAGCGCTTTAGCAGTAGCTTTGGCGTTGCCCCCAAACGGTCAAGTAATTGCTTGTGATGTGAGTGCGGAATTTACCGCGATCGCTCGTCGATATTGGCAATTAGCAGGTGTAGATGGTAAAATTGACTTAAGATTAGCCCCAGCTTTGGAAACTTTAGATGAATTATTAGCTAACGAGCTAGCAGGAAGCTTTGATTTTGCCTTCATTGATGCTGATAAGGAAAATTATCAGGCTTACTACGAACGCTGCTTAAAATTAGTTAGGGTGGGTGGATTAATCGCCGTTGATAATGTCCTTTGGGATGGTCAAGTCGCAGATAATAACATTCAAGATTCTAGCACCATAAGTATTAGAGATTTTAACTATCAACTACATAACGATCGAAGAGTTACTATTAGTTTAATCCCTATCGCTGATGGTTTAACTTTAGCACTCAAACACTGATATTGCTAAGCACTCAAACTGAAGTAGTGCTAATAAATAAAGAATTGTTGCTGTAATTGGGCAAACCTGATGTAGATATCAATATACTCTTTTTTAAGACTGTGGAAACAGTGGAGAGAAATAGGATGAAATATACCTTTGATATTTTGGGCGTATCTCCGGTTCTGCTTTTCTTTCAGCAGCAACAAGAACTAATCCAAAAATCTCCAGCTACTGGAGTAGAATACTTGGCAACTCCT
This genomic stretch from Merismopedia glauca CCAP 1448/3 harbors:
- a CDS encoding class I SAM-dependent methyltransferase, coding for MPTDLPELLFPKKSQPDIESFPCGLGKQLQLTIKQVCGSLPITKHEIKLELKVSKNPSLIMSNKSIGLDSKLYNYLLSVSLREPEILQQLRQETANHPYANMQIAPEQGQFMALLVQLLGAKKTIEVGTFTGYSALAVALALPPNGQVIACDVSAEFTAIARRYWQLAGVDGKIDLRLAPALETLDELLANELAGSFDFAFIDADKENYQAYYERCLKLVRVGGLIAVDNVLWDGQVADNNIQDSSTISIRDFNYQLHNDRRVTISLIPIADGLTLALKH